Sequence from the Notamacropus eugenii isolate mMacEug1 chromosome 6, mMacEug1.pri_v2, whole genome shotgun sequence genome:
GTCAGGACTAAAAAGAGAAGGCTTCAACTCAAATGCCAAACTCTGTTACAATATCCAGTTTCACACATGCTGCTTATAAAGACACAAATGAATTCTCTGCACgaatttgtttctgtttcttaggTAGCTATTCCAGAATAAAACTCAAAATAATCATTATCACAATTCATTCTCATATATACATTTTCATTCCCCTCTCaagttccctttcttcctccacaGCCTCTTCATGGCACTCTTCACTTCTGGATTTCTCAAGGTATAAATAATGGGGTTCAACATTGGAGTAATCACCGTGTAAAACACAGAGACAAGTTTGTCTTCAGTGAAGGTGGAAGAGGGCCGCAAGTAGAGAAAGGTAGCAGGACCAAAGAATAAGAGGACAACAGTGATGTGGGAGGCACAAGTGGAGAGGGCCTTGCGTCTCCCCTCTGCAGATTGGTTTCTCAAGTGAACCAAGATGACAGCATAGGAAGAAatcaagaagagaagggaaatcacAGAGAATAAACCACTATTGGCAAACACAACAACCCCCACCATGAAAGTATCAGTACAGGCGAGCTTGAACAGGGGATGGAGGTCACAGAAATAGTGGTCAATCACATTGGGACCACAGAAGGGCAATTGGACAGTGATGAGAATCTGAATCACAGAGTGCAACATGCCCCCTAGCCAGGAGCTGAACACCAGCACATGACATATGGGACGACTCATGATGGTCACATAGCGCAGAGGTTTACAGATGGCCACATACCGGTCATAGGCCATCACTGTGAGCAAGAAGGTCTCAGCAACAccaaagaagtggaagaaaaagatCTGGGTAATGCAGCCATCCAAAGAAATGGTTTTATTCTCAGCCAATAAACCAGATATGAATTTAGGAACAACATTAGAGGAGTAACAGATCTCTACTAAGGACAGATGGTtaaggaagaagtacatgggggATCTCAGGCTCTTGCTAGTGTTGATAGTCAAAATGATGAGGCCATTGCCCAACATTGTGGCCAGGTACATGGGAAGAAACACCACAAAAGAAACTCTCTGTGCTTCTCGATCCTGGAAGAGCCCTGTAAATATTAACTGTGTCACATTGTTTGTAACAGCCATGGAATCCAATTATGTCATATCAACTCTAAAGAAGTTCAATAGGCCTGaaataagacaaaagaagaaaaggctACTGTAATTATTAAGATGGTTTCCtgcaacaagaacaacaaatggatggatggatggatggataggtcaAATGGTACTTACTGAGCACTTACTAGGTGCAAGATTGTGATAGGTTCTAATAttagaatagaataaaaatacagtccctgctttcaaggaagaTAGGGGAAGATAACATAGAGCAATCACTTAAAAAGTTGAATATAaatcaggaaataataaaaaaggagaagCCCAAGCACTTAATATGTCAAAAGAAACCATGGTGaggacaaaagaaataaagagaacactgaaaatgaaaatcatatcaataaaaaaataataatagttactaTTAAAACTGACTAcgtagaactttaaggtttgcaaaaacacATTACATGCATTGCcttctttgatcctcaaaacaaccttatgAGTTACTGCAAGTAACTCATTATGAATGACTATGTGttaatatctctattttatatctcaatcaatcaagaaacatttattaagtgctttcttaTGCCACAAACACTAGTTATATGAATTCAAGAAATGAGATCTATGAATAAACTGAAATTTAGAGTAGTTGCACAGCTGGTGAGTTCTGAAGGCTGACCTTGAActgtcagtgctctttccatcgcATCACACTGAACGAATATATGGACAATATATCCTCAAATATATGTCCTCAAACAAATATATCACTCAATGATATGGCAACTAAAATTGAAAAGTTACCTGAATTGCAAAAACATTGAAAGACAAAATGATCATTAGTGTGATGTTTCAATAATCTACTAAAGAAAGGTGATATGCCCAACAGAAAGATAAATCAGAGGTTAGAGATGTGAACAGAATATTAGAAAGACTTtctggtgttcagtcatttcagccatgtctcactcttcatgaccccacttggggttttctccccaaagatgctggagaggtttgccatttccttctccagatcattttacacatgaggaaactgaggcaaacagggcagagtaacttgtccaggatcacatggtgtctgagatcagatttgaattcaggtcttcctaactccaggcttggtgctctaaccactgcaccatagAGGAATGACTAAAcgtatcatagaatcataaattccatgctggaagggaccacagagatcaTCCAatacaactctctcattttactattgaggaaactaagacccaaggAGACTgtggtaagtgacttacctaatgTTACACATGTGATAAGCATCTCAGGTAGGGTTCAAACTCAGTTTCTCTTATTCTAGAGACAGTTCTTCCTTGGGCACAAAGCAGAGTATCAGGGAACTTAGTTTCTACTCAAAAAACACATGAAACAATTACCAAAACTAATCATATCTTAGGTcatataaagaattaaaaaagaaagaaagaaaagcataactTGAAATACAACTATTATTGaccataatttaatttttaaaaggaaccaGAATGTAAATTGTGACCAGAAGGCAGAAGCTTATATGGAAAATATTGAGAAAGCCttgatttatttctaattttctaataCTAAGTTATCCCCAAAATCCTGATATAAATTCCACTTGACCAGAAAGAAAACTTTGTGGATATGTTGCggtttttatttccttatattgtacttaatattttttgttgatCCCAaaattttctgtctgtctgtctgcctgcctgcctgcctgcctgtctgtctctctccctctccctctccctccccctctccctctccctctctcgctcgctctctcgctctctctaaattaatttttttctgatttgtgaATCATAACCACATGGACTTACAAGTCAATCCTACTGAGAATTCGAAAAACAAAAGCTGTTCAAACGTAGAGAAGAAAGTTACttgacctgaaaaactgacatcaTTAAATTAAGTAGGGGTGTCCTAGCAAATCTCTAATTGGCTCTCGAAAATGTCTCGtgcactttcaagtttaatctgtaattttaactttttcttaatcattttcttaagtataaatattcaaaaaacaataaatcaattttGTAACATTTTGCGATGTTCAGCGATTTCTGAGGTAGAAATGCTGACACTTAAAATGTAATAATGGCTTCTTCAGAGAGTGAGAGCTTGCCCCAGTGCCCACCAGCAATACAGTAAAAACCTTTATTTCTGCTTAACAATGGATCCAAGGATATGAATGGGCTGTTCTTGAACTAGAAGCAAAACTGATCattcattacaaaaaaaaaaaaatcttccaatttTCTAACGATCAGAAAAATGCTaatgaaaacaatctggaaatTCTCCCTTGGCATGCACCAAATTGTCAAAGGTAATATAAATGATCAAATTAAATGCTGACTTGGTcgtaattaaaaaagaaatcaaccaCGTTGTTCCACCATTGGCAGAGCTGTGGACTCGTTCAAACCTTTTGAAAAATAACATGACATTATGCCAGAATAAAAGCTACAAATTCAAGTTAGCTATGCAGAAAAGGTTCTcaaaaaaggaagtagaaatgagCAACACAATGACTATGATTTGAACACAGATAGGTGTAATCAGTAGGAGTAATCAGTCTAATGAAGTAATTTCATTATTCAACTTTGAATCATTTTatgctataaatatatgtaaaatggagtGATTGGTTCCAATCCAAATGTTAAAAAGTATTATATAACTACTGTATTAAGCTTAAATGTCAGCAAACAGTAGAAATTTGTGGCCTCACAATTATTTACAACCTCTCTACCTTTCCTAGTttattttaaatagcatttttttctttactctcaACAGAAAAattggagggaggaagaattGGGTTGGAGTTTAATAAAAAACGAATTGGGCTACAAAACTGTATTGAATGATGAAAAATTGAGTGGAATTAAAAAGAATTAAGAGTTGTTGATGGTAGGCAAACCTATTTGAAGCAATGAGTGGCAACAGATGGATAGCCAAGAAGCTGCTCTGCTACACTCAAGATCTTTGAAAAGTAGTGGAGGAAGACCTTTAGTGTTTCCAGTAGATCCTCCACAGGAAAGGGAGTAGGAAGAGGGagtaaatgggaagatgataagaATCACAGTagaggagaagatgaaggagaCATAAGAAACTTCTTCCTTGTTAAGATTCTATTTCTTATAAATAAATCGGTTTTTATctgacattcaacaaaataagaaatttttaCTTGCATGCATAAACACATATTTCCATTTAGCCATATTCTTGGgttgatcagatctacaaatgttgtgacTTAAATtcatgcatataaatatgtatgtgtatgtttatatatctatgtatatatatgcgcATGAAAAGTATGTataaatcatatataatatataaacaaaacaaatatattagTCTGACACGTCTAGCCTTTGCAAAGATAAAGCTATGGGGTCATTGGAAGTGTAGTAGGTGATTCAACTTAATTAaatgcaaaaacatttattaggcatctagtATATGAGAGGACATCATGCCAGGAGTTAAGATTAGAAATTATCATTTAAAACAGTCCATATTTCCAAGAAGTTCGCATTTTATTAGAGGCAATAATACAAGTTTCAGGTTATAGTGTTCTAAGGGTCAGAGGACCAAGATCCTCATAGCTTCCCTAGACTGGGGACACAAAGGagatagagaggaagaagaagaaaatggggtAACCTGATAGCCCTCTCattcttgctttattttccttcccttctcaatcTTCTGTGCATATAGATTCTCCCTCtagttctcttttttaaagaattcaaaaAGATACTTCTCAGCTTCCACAATACACCTTAACACCAAAGCCAGACCATAGGAATTAAAAATGAGCCAGTGGCTAAAATTTCAGGTCTCTGGAGAGAGGCAGCtttgaaagaataaaaccaaCAAACCTTTGAAAGCATGTCTAAGATGAACATTCGAGATTTCTAACAAAGATCAGGCATAAAAAGGGTCTGACAGATGGAACTCCCACATTCTCCCTCTGGGAAAGAAATGAATCAACCCTGGCCAACCTTAGAAAACATAACCAGCATAAACTTGACTATTTCCTTATTCTCAGAAACCCTAGCCAATTGATTCTAAAAGTCCCTTGAACCCCAGAAACATTCGATCCATAAGAGTTGTTAAGTCATCTTTAGACATGCCTTGAGACAATATGGAAGTCAAGATGACCTTCCAAAGATGAGGAGCATCAAAGGATAGACTCAGAGCTCTCTAAATGATCAGAAGGGATCTAGGGCTTACAGGCAGGTTGTAGGATGCAAAGACTGAAGCATTGGGCTGTGCCTTCCCTCAGATTATCATGTTttcaaaaaattgagaaaaatctaaccttataaaacatatatatatatttatattatatcatatattagaaaaattaaatatatagcaTCATGAACAATATTATATTGATATACTTTGTTATATACTgtatttgttatatgatttctattCTATATTAGGTATATAATGTATAATGTATGTTTTATataagatagataggtagataaatgaGATGGATATACTAATCCACAATTAGCTAAAGATGTTAACACCATAGAATGTAAAGGACGAATCATGAAATAATAGAATTTCGGGGTTGTAATTGATATGAAAATACAGAATATCAGTGTTGTAAGTGTCCTTAGAACACTGGGAATAGAATGAGTTTCAAGAGTCAGTCAGTAAgtaaacacacatttattaaaactTTAATATGTACCATACACTGAATTAAGTTctagagatataaaaaaaggCTCAAAGAATAAGTACTCACTTGCAAAAGACTCACAATCTAAcaatggaaatgacatgaaaacaactatgtatgaaTAAGCTGTGTATTATagaacaaaggagagaaaagcaaTAGAGGGAAAGTACTAAAGTGGGGATTAGGAAGGCTTCTTATGAAAGGTGAGATTTATCTGGGATTTGGTGGAGGacaagaaatggaaatgaggaagaagagaatgccAAGGATGGGAGATAGTGTGTGAAAATGTCCACCATTAAGAAATAgtgtgtcttgtttgaggaatagcaaggaagcCCATGTCATTGTATCAATGGGGAAGTGAAAGGGAATGAGATATGAGGAGTGAAGTTATTGAAACCACTGAAAAACAAGCAACTGacattatatttgatcctgcagaTAAGAGGGCCCCATGAACAAATATTGAGTCAGAGATGGAGGGGTGACAAAATcagaccttcactttaggaagATACATTTGACACCTGAGCAAAGGATGGACtcgagtggggagagatttgaggcagggtgGCCAAACAACAACCAACATGGCACAATGATGTAAGTATGATGAAGGTTTGCAACCACAAAGGTGACCAtgtaggaggagaaaagggagactaTAAAGAGAGATATAAAGGTAGAAGCAATAGGACTTAAAAAATGTTAGAATATGGGTGATTACAGAAAATGAGAAGTTAAAGATCACAACTAGATTATAAGCCTTAGTAAATGAAAGGGTAGTGATGCGTTTGAGACAAACAGGAAactgaagaagagaggagggattCAGAATGGAAGATAAGTGGTTCTTCTATCCACATGTTGAATTTCATGTGTCTCTTGGACATTCAGTGTGAGATACCCAAGAGGAGGTTGAAGATACAAAACCAGGTGTCAGAAGAGATGCCAAGGCTGGATACATAGGTATGGgaatcatacacacacagattAAATTAACCCATTAGAGCTGATGGGATCACTAAATGAAGTAGTACAGAGGAAGATGAGAGAAGCATTCTCAGCAAAGCCTTGGTAAAAGCCTATAATTAATGACCATGAccaagaagaagggaagaatgagAAATAGTCCTTAAGATACTGAACATAGAATTCAGGGGTGGAGGGAACTCATAATATAAAACATTCAATGTCATAGTTATAAAGGACTTAGAGATGATCGAATCCAACTTTTTCATGAGACCAAAGAGAAtaaatgagacccagaaagaaaagacttgctcaaggccacccAAATATTTAGCATCAACAACCACACTAGAACCTGTCTTCCATTCAGTGCTCCTTCCATTACATGGTCTTACCTTCTCCATGGTATCaactttgttattgttatttttgaatCAAAGTTTATAATTTGCCTTAACCCACACCAAATCTCAAGACAATCCATAATctctgaaaacaagaaaaatgtgtCCTCCTGGCAAATAATCATTAACAGTCCTGTTCAAGGTTACATGGCCAatccttctgtcccttcctctagaaaaaggaaagaaatgcaaaaggcAACAAAGTCACAGTTACTCACATTGTGTGACGTTGTGTGACAGAGACTCACCTGCATGATTTCAATTCTGAGGTGCCCTAATATTATAAAATGCAGTAACCCAACAGCTGAGATCAGGAGATCAAATTCTCTGAGGTCTTCTTTGGCTCCCTTGAGAGGGAACTTTGTCAAAGAAATAATGGCTTGGGGAAAGGTTGAACTCCTGCTTCAATAATTTATTTACTGGCCTGAGTCTTCACCTGTTTCTAGTGTAACACTAGTAGGAGTCACTGAAGAGGCGAAAGTTGGCTGACCAGCACTagatcctttcctcttcttcctctctggtgatttcatcagctacACCATGTTACAGTTAGCCTACTTTTGTTCtagttcagttatttcaattatgtgtgactttttgtgaccccatttggagtattctttagtttgccatttctttccccagctcatttttacagatgaggaactgagacaaagttaagtgacttgctctggggtcacacagctagtaagtgtctgtaacaagatttgaactcagaaatatgagtctttctgacttcaggcctggcactctttccactgtctgCCATAGCTTGTTTTGagctcagagaaaataaaatgggtTGCAGGTCCGTGTGgcccctttctcttctattttatagAATTTATATCAGAAAAgaagttattaatattatcataatAGTTCAGAACTCCCTGCCTACACTTAGAAAAATCCCTAACTATTTTGTTCTCAGCTCCAATTTCTGATATCTGTAAATCTGAGCAAAATCAAGGTTCCGGAAACACTAAGATAAAAGaagcatataaaaatatgttaCAGTACCAGGCACAGTAgagggaaaggatggaaaaatacTGGGTAAAGACAGAACTTTCTGTAactctgggagccaaaatggcagagtaaaaccTAAGTTTCTCCCAAACTCCCTTACTGATACTGATTTCTAAAAAACATACATAAAATACCAACCCAGGAACAACAATGAAACATCTGAGCCAATAGAAAGAAAAGGCACAACAGACTTGCAGTCCAGGAAGCTTGGGGAATTAACAGGAAAAGTCACTCTCCTACTGGTGGAAGGAGTGCAGTATAGCAcaggaggcatcccagcaagccagtggCAAGCCCCACCTCGACAAACCAGGGGAAGATTCTGTGTCTCAGGGTGGGTGGAGCAGGCAAGCACCAACAGCAGGACCCCACCTCTGACCCCCAAATGCTTTGGCACTAGGAGGGGAACCAATAGAGTCCAACTTGGAAAACTACCACATGCATTGACTGGCATTCTCCAGCAGCCAAACCTCCCAGACCTTCACCACAACTCCAGGAAGCGCAACTCCAGGATACACAATTCCAGGTCGGCAGGCATCTACCAGGAGTCTAACATTCCAGGGCTTCAAAGCAGCCCAGGTGAACAGGCATCTTCCAAGGTCCAgactccccatccccaccctgaGAACTTCATTGATGCTGatgccagctcagcaccaggtaagctggcAGATCCCTAATACCTCCAGCTGCCAAGGTCTGAGGCCCCAGCACAAAAAAACAATGACCAGATCCCTAGCCcacagcacaagaagcttgggtcaGTGCCCTTTGTGCTCCAGCAGGAGAGCTCAACTAGCAAAGCCAGGAAATACGCAAACACCATGAGTAAAAAGCCAAAAGACAATAACCATAGATGcttactatggggacagggaagatcaaaacaaaattccatatgaggacaacattgtcaatataccaacatccaaaacctcaaaggggggaatatgaattggtctcaagctcaAAAAGCCTTCTTGGGAGAACTCAAGAAGCATTTTAAAGGTCAAATAAGACTACACActtatagcctatgttgaattgcttaccttctcaatgagaatgggagggaaggggaaaagggagacgatttggaactcaaagttttaaaaacaaatgctaaaaaattgtttttacatgcaactgggaaataagatatacaagcaatggagtatagaaatctacagTGCCCAAAAGAATGTAACTGGGAAGTGGATAAGGGGTGAGTTGACAGATGAGAGGGTTGActaggggaaggagtaatcagaatgcatgtcatcttgatttagggggaaggggagagatggacagaaattttggaactcaaaatcttcgttaatgaatgttgaaaattaaaataaataaagacaaaaaagaaatctaaaaacaGTCAAAtaaggaaagtagaagaaaaccTGGAGAAAGACATGAGAAATAGGCAAAAAAcagtaaatggaaaaggaggggaaaaaattgactgtagaaaacaagtccttaaaaaatacaattagccaaatggaaaaaaactaCACTGAAGAAAAAgacaccttaaaaattagaattgtcgaaatggaaaaggaggaaaaaaatctcaaggaaGAGCACTCCTTAAAAAGTGAAatggacaaaatgaaaaagaggttcaaattctaattgaagaaaacaaattcattaaaaattttaattgggCAACTGAAatataatgactctatgagacaaccAGAATCAGTTaaatagaatcaaaagaatgaaaaaaaaatcaaagaaaacataaaatggcTCATTAGCAAAACAACAGACCtcgaaaatagattcaggagagctaattttaaaattaatgctctacctgaaagtcatgatgaaaaaaagaaaacatcttccatgaaatcatcaagaaaaactgccctgaggtcctagaaccagagggtaaaattatcattgaaggaatccaccaatcatctcctgaaagagaacccaaattgaaaatgccaagaaatattGTAGTGAAATTCCAAAAtttccaagtcaaagagaaaataccgcaaacagacagaaagaaacaatttaaatatcatggaagcacagtcaggattatgcaggaccttgcagtttctacattaaaagatcagaggacttggaatatgatattccataaggcaaaggagtttggattacagccaaggatcaactacccagtaaaaccgagcataatctttcagaggaGAGAGATATTCAATGAAAGAGGGAACTTCcaaacttcctgatgaaaagatcagagctcaatagaaaattgatcttcaaacacaagattcatgagaggcataaaaaggtaaacaggaaagaaaaaacgttattcaataaggataaactgtttacatccctacaagggaagatgatacttataagtcttgagaattgtatctttattaagacatttaaaatggatatacatagacagaggctgTCGGTATAAGTTGATGTCAGTGTGATGATAAATACATCTAATTAAATAATGGAAAGGGACTGTattgagagaaaaggagagagtagaTTAAATCAAATAAAGAGGCAGAAAAACTTATTacgagagagaaagaagggaggcacatgaaccttactctcatcagatttggctcaaagagggaatagcataatCAGTTAGGTATACAAATATAACAgcctataggaagtaggaggtgaaaggggaaagaaaagggagaacaaggacagaaggaagggaagaactaGTAAAGGAAAACGGGAAGAAAAGGTGGggctgagagaaagggaagactgagggaggtaggGGTTGAAAtcaaaactctagtgaggagaggaagggagaaaagaaaaaataaacaggggGAGAAATTGAATTGAAAGAAATAGTAATCAttattgtgaatgtgaatggaatgaactctcccataaaacagaagcagagagcagagtggattaaaaatcataatcttaCAATATGTCCTTTACAAGAAACTCATTTAAAGCAGAggaatacacacagagtaaaagtaaaagtCTGGAGcggaatatattatgcttcagctaaaaaAAAACGGATAGCAATagtaatctcagacaaagcaaaagcaaaaatagatctagttaaaagatataaagaaggaaactacagcCTGCTAAAGGGTATCATAGACAATAAATTAGTATTATTACGAAACATATATGCAACAAGTGGtaaagcatccaaattcttatagGAGAACTtgagagagttacaggaagaaattgacagcaaaactatactagttggGGACACTGGCTGCCCCCTCTTTaaattagataaatctaaacacAAAATAATCAAGAAGGAAGTTGAGGAgataaacagaattttagaaaacttagatatAGTCgacctctagagaaaattgaatggggatagaaagaaatacacctttttctcagtggtacatgccacctacacaaaaactgaccatgtattagggcataaagacctcacaatccaatacagaaaaacagaaatattatatACCTCCTTTTCATATCacgatgcaataaaaattacatttaatgtatgtccatggaaagatagacttaAAACTAATTGCAGACTAAACcatctaatactaaagaatgagtgggtcaaacatcaaatcatagaaacaaccaataacttcatacaagagaatgacaataaggagACAACATATCGAAACTTCTGGGATGAAGTAAAAGTGGTTTTTAGAGGaaattttctatctctaaatgctAACATGAAtaagacacagaaagaaaagatcaatgaattagaCAAGCAactaaaaaaagctagaaaaaggaaattttaaaatactgaattAAATGTCATATTACAGATTCTGAAAACCAAAcgaaagattaataaaaattgaaattaagaaaatgatggatctaataaataaaactaagaactggttttatgaaaaaacaataaaacacatAAACCTTTggataatttgatttaaaaaaagttttgtccCACTGTATGTCAATAAACTTTACAATCTTAGTGAAACGGatgcatatttacaaaaatgcaattgcccagattaacagaagaggaaatgaaatccTTAAATACCcccatttgtgaaaaaaaaaaaagaaattgaacaagccatcaatgaactcctaagaaaaattctccagggcttgatggatttacaagtgaattttgtcaaatattaaaagaacaattaattccagtactataaaAATAGTTtgagaaaataggcaaagaaggtgTCCTATCAAATActttttatgacaaaaatatggTGCTGATGCCTAAACTGGgaaaatcaaaacagagaaagaaaattatagaccaatctcactaatgaatatagatgcaaaaaattttatataaaatattagcaaagagattatagtaACTTATCCCAAGGATAATACACTGTGACCatgtagaatttataccaggaatgcaggactggttcaatattaggaaaactatcagcataattgaccatatcaacagcAAAGCTCATggtaatcatatgattatctcaatagatacagaaaaagcttttgaaaaaatacaacattcattcctattaaaaatactagagagcataggaaaattgagtcttccttaaaatgatatgtaacatctatctaaaaccatcagcaagcatcataCATCATGGGGATAAgcctagaagcatttccaataagatcagaggtgaaacaaagatgtccattatcaccgttgttattcaatattgtactagaagtgTTAGTTTTAGCagtatgagaagaaaaagaaatcaaagaaatttaataggcagaaaaaaaacaaagctattactctgtgcagatgatatgatggtatacatacagaatcctagagaatcaaagaaaaaattactagaaatgataaacaaatatgcaaagttccaggatataaaataaacccacacaaataatCAGTATTACTATATATTATGAACAAAGTctaacaggaagagacagagaaattcaatttaaagttACTGCAGacgttataaaatatttgggaatctacacACCAAAAccaacccaggaactatatgaacacaattacaaagcagttttcccacaaataaagtcagatctaaataattggaaaaacatccgttcctcatgggtaggttgaggtaatatattaaaaatgacaattctccttaaatcaatttacttattcggtGCCATTTCAATGAAACTATAAAAAAAacttatagagctaggaaaagtaataataaaattcacctgaaagaacaaaagattagaatatcaagggaattaatgaaaagaaatgcaagggaagatgGCCAAGCTATACCAGATCTTAAGTTgcactataaagcagcaatcatcaaaatgatttggtactgTCTAAAAA
This genomic interval carries:
- the LOC140511603 gene encoding olfactory receptor 4B1-like — protein: MAVTNNVTQLIFTGLFQDREAQRVSFVVFLPMYLATMLGNGLIILTINTSKSLRSPMYFFLNHLSLVEICYSSNVVPKFISGLLAENKTISLDGCITQIFFFHFFGVAETFLLTVMAYDRYVAICKPLRYVTIMSRPICHVLVFSSWLGGMLHSVIQILITVQLPFCGPNVIDHYFCDLHPLFKLACTDTFMVGVVVFANSGLFSVISLLFLISSYAVILVHLRNQSAEGRRKALSTCASHITVVLLFFGPATFLYLRPSSTFTEDKLVSVFYTVITPMLNPIIYTLRNPEVKSAMKRLWRKKGNLRGE